In Marinomonas posidonica IVIA-Po-181, a single window of DNA contains:
- a CDS encoding multidrug effflux MFS transporter — MSSSDSIALDSSIKQLPEAEFITLFALMMSLTALTMDAMLPAFSFISQDLLIENYQHTQWIISAMILGMVFGEITFGPLSDALGRKNSIVLGIAIYLVGTLVALLSSSLEMLLAGRLIQGFGVSAPKIVSRALIRDLYKGAAMARIMSFIMMVFLLVPLLAPAIGQLVMQLGNWRWIFAMLLIQSLLALAWFCWRQPETLPKERRIPLQWSSLMSDAKDILSRKEVMAYTALLGCVFGGLMLYISTAQSIFQDIYLVGEDFPLYFAMMVIGSSVMNFFNGKIVLRVGMKVCVYFALSVMVCLSFVLSILVLNYDGVPPFFWFMAICMLMFSCFGMVFGNVNAMAMEPLGRTAGLGASLISSLSSMIAIVLAVSVGQFYHNTLTPFATGFFMLSVMSVALMLLAGRFSSLKRG; from the coding sequence ATGTCGAGTTCAGATTCCATAGCGTTAGATTCATCAATAAAACAACTGCCTGAAGCCGAGTTTATTACCTTATTTGCTTTGATGATGTCTTTAACTGCGCTGACAATGGACGCTATGTTGCCGGCGTTTTCCTTTATTTCACAAGATTTATTGATCGAGAATTATCAGCATACCCAATGGATTATTTCGGCGATGATTTTGGGCATGGTGTTTGGTGAGATCACTTTTGGCCCTTTGTCAGACGCTCTCGGGCGGAAAAATAGTATTGTGTTAGGAATCGCGATTTACCTTGTCGGCACCCTAGTGGCATTGCTTTCTTCGTCGTTGGAAATGTTATTGGCTGGGCGTTTGATCCAAGGGTTTGGGGTGTCAGCGCCAAAAATAGTATCCCGGGCGCTGATTCGTGATTTGTACAAGGGGGCTGCCATGGCGCGCATCATGTCTTTTATCATGATGGTCTTTTTGTTAGTGCCTTTGCTGGCTCCGGCAATTGGTCAGTTGGTGATGCAATTGGGCAACTGGCGATGGATTTTTGCCATGTTGTTGATTCAGTCTTTGTTAGCGCTTGCTTGGTTCTGTTGGCGGCAACCGGAAACGTTACCGAAAGAGCGTCGTATTCCATTGCAGTGGTCCAGTTTGATGTCGGATGCAAAAGACATTTTGAGTCGTAAAGAGGTCATGGCATACACGGCTTTGTTAGGCTGCGTGTTTGGCGGGTTAATGTTGTATATCAGTACCGCCCAGTCAATTTTTCAAGACATTTATTTGGTGGGAGAGGATTTTCCTCTGTATTTCGCTATGATGGTCATTGGCTCTAGCGTGATGAACTTTTTCAACGGCAAAATTGTGCTGAGAGTGGGGATGAAGGTTTGCGTTTATTTTGCGTTAAGCGTGATGGTTTGCCTGTCTTTTGTGTTGTCTATCTTGGTGCTGAATTATGATGGCGTACCGCCTTTTTTCTGGTTTATGGCCATTTGTATGCTGATGTTTTCTTGTTTTGGTATGGTGTTCGGTAATGTGAATGCCATGGCGATGGAACCATTAGGCCGAACCGCTGGGTTGGGGGCATCATTGATTTCATCTTTGTCTAGTATGATTGCGATTGTCTTGGCCGTATCGGTTGGGCAGTTCTATCACAATACTCTAACACCCTTTGCCACGGGCTTTTTTATGTTGTCAGTGATGAGTGTTGCTTTAATGTTATTGGCAGGACGCTTTTCTTCCCTGAAAAGAGGGTGA